A single window of Nocardia higoensis DNA harbors:
- the pglY gene encoding BREX-2 system ATPase PglY, with product MDQPPLLRDLIDIKEHVAGSDYVLTLADAVTEAGSTKAVQDYVLTDRLLENFDQALALIKSALDGNTSKPAFLHGSFGAGKSHFMAVLYALLSGNPAARARTEFDSLITAHEWLLSDGKKFLMVPYHMIDAKAMEQRVLGGYVDFVRAKHPEAPIPPVYRTDALFTDLWALRESMGEQRFLEILNKGQTGDEDDEWGETAAFWTTEKVDTALSASESHDGGALNLVHPSTPPELRAKLVNDAGTHLLPGFAARAAEDESGFISLDAGLSVIAAHAKSLGYDGIILFLDELILWLASLIHDEKRVAREASKITNFREGGDARRAIPIVSFIARQRDLRELVGEELAGAAESAIQDALNHASGRFDLISLEDRNLPQIAHARLLKPRDAEAAAAIDAAFEKTKRLGPKVWDTLLGSDESTTGADEASFRLSYPFSPAFLDTLVHISAALQRSRTGLKLMGQLLADHRDDLRLGDLVPLGDLYSQLTRGGDRPFVADKKVLFDAADKLYKTRLRPYLLSTCEVTEDDVDTYLHRRDTITDPKLAGNCKKFVGQNRLACTVLLAALAPSVPALRDLTIRRLGALNHGSITTMIPGREEGVIKDMVGEWAARFPEIKLTGTDANPGVRLELSGVDVESVLANAQVNDNPANRLALARDLLAEEFGLDRANGRFDADELRFVWRGSNRVAEVVFGNVSDEDALPNHDLQPAIEGRWRIVIDLPYDEGILGPVEDADRIRRLKEEQGGNHPRTVAWLPSHLTKPRWEDFRRLLVVTKALADQARFDTQYAQHLNPDNRASAKQLLESQRETLRKRVLATFKQAYGLAERKPDDVTNELDQLFYPLPDIDGLTVSIGQSMHDAIRGLAGKLLAHQYPEHPNLDPDNTGTAVKPADAKAVLAQVKGAAEARDNRVEVPAKDRALMRRIAEPLGLGQQKEAYFELSKRWADHFRKSAQNAGETGDLSVISLGDWIDLPQPRGLEAHVANLVIASFAEMDDRIWVRGGVPIDPPDLARIAHGDALRTQPLPSEADWDAARNRFEVIFGDKPPTLRRGGPVQSFARQIGTVAAKYQDTAARLVEQLEKHAEFLQLDDSAPGERLALARRSLELLSVLTSGGGGSAGAKKTVEALAGFDLGDVSADRLATSIKSADKVIAALTHAAWHNLEQAKLLGPEGATLLDSLRSTARADQRSGDLAEALRVTDAKITALTSRRLREEAERRAREEAERRASAEAERNAHEDDDRSTVTPAQRVADRSTASGGRADDVDLGTPTSNPPLDGTTPGPKATSGIYTTTAGESIAKLRAELAALEPGVTVEVTWKVVR from the coding sequence ATGGATCAGCCCCCACTCCTGCGCGACCTCATCGACATCAAGGAGCATGTCGCCGGGTCGGACTATGTGCTCACTCTCGCCGACGCGGTCACCGAGGCCGGGTCGACGAAAGCGGTGCAGGACTATGTGCTCACCGACCGGCTGCTGGAGAATTTCGATCAGGCGCTCGCGCTGATCAAGTCGGCGCTGGACGGGAACACCTCGAAGCCGGCGTTCCTGCACGGCTCGTTCGGTGCCGGTAAATCGCATTTCATGGCGGTGTTGTACGCGCTGCTGTCCGGGAACCCGGCGGCACGGGCGCGCACCGAGTTCGATTCGCTGATCACCGCGCACGAGTGGCTGCTGTCGGACGGCAAGAAATTCCTGATGGTGCCGTATCACATGATCGACGCCAAGGCGATGGAGCAGCGGGTGCTCGGCGGCTACGTCGATTTCGTGCGCGCGAAGCATCCCGAGGCGCCGATTCCGCCGGTGTATCGCACCGACGCGCTGTTCACCGACCTGTGGGCGCTGCGCGAATCCATGGGTGAGCAGCGGTTCCTGGAGATCCTCAACAAGGGGCAGACTGGTGACGAGGACGACGAATGGGGTGAGACCGCCGCGTTCTGGACCACCGAGAAGGTCGACACCGCGTTGTCCGCCTCGGAATCGCACGACGGCGGCGCGCTCAACCTGGTGCACCCCAGCACCCCGCCGGAACTGCGCGCCAAACTCGTCAACGACGCGGGCACCCACCTGCTGCCCGGCTTCGCCGCCCGCGCCGCCGAGGACGAGAGCGGATTCATCTCCCTCGACGCCGGGCTGAGTGTCATTGCCGCGCACGCGAAATCGCTCGGCTACGACGGCATCATCCTGTTCCTCGACGAGCTGATCCTGTGGCTGGCCAGCCTCATCCACGACGAGAAGCGGGTGGCTCGTGAAGCCAGCAAGATCACCAACTTCCGTGAAGGCGGTGACGCGCGGCGCGCGATTCCGATCGTGTCGTTCATCGCCCGCCAGCGCGACCTGCGCGAACTCGTCGGCGAGGAACTCGCGGGCGCGGCGGAATCGGCGATCCAGGATGCGCTCAACCACGCCTCGGGCCGCTTCGACCTGATCAGTCTCGAGGACCGCAATCTGCCGCAGATCGCGCACGCGCGCCTGCTGAAGCCGCGCGACGCCGAGGCCGCGGCGGCCATCGATGCCGCGTTCGAGAAGACCAAGCGGCTCGGGCCGAAGGTGTGGGACACCCTGCTCGGTTCCGACGAGAGCACCACCGGCGCCGACGAGGCGTCCTTCCGGTTGAGCTACCCGTTCTCCCCCGCCTTCCTCGACACCCTCGTCCACATCTCGGCGGCATTGCAGCGCTCGCGCACCGGCCTCAAACTCATGGGGCAGTTGCTCGCCGACCACCGCGACGACCTGCGTCTCGGTGACCTGGTGCCGCTGGGTGACCTGTATTCCCAGCTCACCCGTGGCGGTGACCGGCCTTTCGTCGCCGACAAGAAGGTGCTGTTCGACGCCGCCGACAAGCTCTACAAGACCCGGCTGCGCCCCTACCTGCTCAGCACCTGCGAGGTCACCGAAGACGACGTCGACACCTACCTGCACAGGCGCGACACCATCACCGACCCCAAGCTCGCGGGCAACTGCAAGAAGTTCGTCGGCCAGAACCGGCTCGCCTGCACGGTGCTGCTCGCGGCCCTGGCCCCGAGCGTTCCGGCGCTGCGCGACTTGACCATTCGCCGGCTCGGCGCGCTCAACCACGGCTCGATCACCACCATGATTCCCGGCCGGGAAGAGGGCGTGATCAAGGATATGGTCGGCGAGTGGGCCGCCCGGTTCCCGGAGATCAAACTCACCGGCACCGACGCCAATCCGGGTGTGCGGCTGGAACTCTCGGGTGTCGATGTGGAATCGGTGCTCGCCAACGCGCAGGTCAACGACAATCCGGCCAATCGGCTCGCGCTGGCCCGCGATCTACTCGCCGAGGAATTCGGGCTCGACCGCGCCAACGGCCGCTTCGACGCCGACGAACTGCGTTTCGTGTGGCGCGGCTCGAACCGCGTCGCCGAGGTGGTGTTCGGCAATGTCAGCGACGAGGACGCGCTGCCCAACCACGATCTGCAACCGGCCATCGAGGGCCGCTGGCGCATCGTCATCGACCTGCCCTACGACGAGGGCATTCTCGGCCCGGTCGAGGACGCCGACCGCATCCGCCGGTTGAAGGAGGAGCAGGGCGGCAATCATCCCCGCACGGTGGCGTGGCTGCCCTCGCACCTGACCAAACCGCGCTGGGAGGATTTCCGCCGCCTGCTGGTGGTCACCAAGGCACTCGCCGACCAGGCCCGGTTCGACACCCAGTACGCCCAGCACCTCAACCCCGACAATCGGGCCAGCGCGAAACAGTTGCTCGAATCCCAGCGCGAGACCCTGCGCAAGCGGGTGCTGGCGACCTTCAAACAGGCCTACGGCCTGGCCGAACGCAAGCCCGACGATGTCACCAACGAACTCGACCAGCTGTTCTATCCGCTGCCCGACATCGACGGCCTCACCGTCTCCATCGGGCAGTCGATGCACGACGCCATCCGAGGGCTCGCGGGCAAGCTGCTCGCCCACCAGTACCCGGAACACCCGAATCTCGATCCGGACAACACCGGTACGGCGGTCAAACCCGCCGACGCGAAAGCCGTGCTGGCCCAGGTGAAGGGGGCCGCCGAAGCGCGCGACAACCGCGTGGAGGTACCCGCGAAGGACCGTGCTCTCATGCGCCGCATCGCCGAACCGCTCGGCCTCGGGCAGCAGAAGGAAGCCTATTTCGAGCTGTCGAAGCGCTGGGCCGACCACTTCCGCAAATCGGCCCAGAACGCCGGAGAGACCGGCGACCTGTCGGTGATCTCGCTGGGCGACTGGATCGACCTGCCGCAGCCGCGTGGACTGGAAGCCCACGTCGCGAACCTGGTGATCGCCTCGTTCGCCGAAATGGACGACCGGATCTGGGTGCGCGGCGGCGTGCCCATCGACCCACCGGACCTCGCCAGGATCGCGCATGGTGACGCCCTGCGCACCCAGCCGCTGCCCAGCGAAGCGGACTGGGATGCCGCGCGCAACCGGTTCGAGGTGATCTTCGGCGACAAGCCGCCCACCCTGCGACGTGGTGGTCCGGTGCAGTCGTTCGCCCGGCAGATCGGCACGGTTGCCGCGAAGTACCAAGACACGGCGGCCCGGCTGGTCGAACAGTTGGAGAAGCACGCCGAGTTCCTCCAGCTCGACGACAGCGCCCCCGGTGAACGGCTCGCGCTGGCGCGCCGATCGCTGGAACTGCTGTCGGTGCTCACCTCCGGAGGTGGCGGGTCGGCCGGTGCGAAGAAGACGGTCGAAGCACTCGCCGGATTCGACCTCGGCGACGTCAGCGCCGACCGGCTGGCCACCTCGATCAAGTCGGCCGACAAGGTGATTGCCGCGCTCACCCACGCCGCGTGGCACAACCTCGAACAGGCGAAGCTCCTCGGCCCCGAAGGCGCGACCCTGCTGGACTCGTTGCGCAGCACCGCCCGCGCCGACCAGCGCTCCGGGGATCTCGCCGAGGCGTTGCGTGTCACCGATGCCAAGATCACCGCGCTGACGAGCAGGAGACTTCGCGAGGAAGCCGAGCGGCGGGCTCGGGAAGAGGCTGAGCGGCGCGCCAGCGCGGAGGCCGAACGCAACGCCCACGAGGATGACGACCGGTCGACGGTGACACCGGCACAGCGGGTGGCGGATCGGTCCACCGCCTCGGGTGGCCGGGCCGATGATGTCGACCTCGGGACCCCCACCAGCAATCCGCCGCTGGACGGCACCACGCCGGGCCCCAAGGCCACCTCGGGCATCTACACCACCACCGCCGGGGAATCGATCGCGAAGCTCCGCGCCGAACTGGCCGCGCTGGAACCCGGTGTCACCGTCGAGGTCACCTGGAAAGTGGTCCGATGA
- the pglX gene encoding BREX-2 system adenine-specific DNA-methyltransferase PglX, whose amino-acid sequence MIDRAALLADLKKQVTAVEADLNKQLRALPEVKARLHDEWAQAKKLQRTAATENSWLDERITQVAVAWVLGTVFVRFCEDNHLIADPYLTGPTDDRRELAQARYDEYVDSDIDPTYRGWLQYAFVELGAGQAGKLLFDPNHNALYQIPLSHDGARELIEFWRTRDEHGTLVHDFTDPLDDDGITGWDTRFLGDLYQDLSEDIRKNYALLQTPEFVEEFILDRTLEPAIREFGYADIKLIDPTCGSGHFVLGAFRRLTRRWADDHPTKDRHERVRAALDSVHGVDINPFAIAIARFRLLVAAMAAANVRTLAQAARYEWPIKLAVGDSLIKARQLELTFDGDQHDPLAEHSYATEDVHEYPGILEPGRYHVVVGNPPYITVKDKNLNEIYRGLYKACSGKYALSVPFAQRFFELAKLGDADGHGFGRVGQITANSFMKREFGSKLIEEFFAHSVELTEVIDTSGAYIPGHGTPTVILVGTRRSGRSRASTIRTVRSVQGEPKAPPVPEEGLVWRSIVGQIDSTPSVSQWVSVEDLDRERYFSKQPWVLLDGGREMIEQIEQVATTSLRTSISRIGFYGVMGSDDAMTAERRVFDRINGEETYRRRLVVGDEVRDFTFAEGDYAFHPYDSKRSLQTLDHYPALAKYLWPSRTELGNRATFSRGTYFTDGRPWYEWHQIPKDIGASTWSIPFAFVATHNHFVLDRGGKVFKQSAPVIKLPEGASEEEHLRLLGLLNSSTACFWLKMVSHNKGSTVDSKGARQSRVPFDDFYEFTGTKLEQFPLPSRYPTELATRIDELSQQATAASPATLRAGNTPTALTLRDCQKDWQTIRAQMITAQEELDWQVYSIYGLLPGDELSGGHETPEIVFGERAFEIVLARRVVEGEAPDDWFTRHNAEPITEIPSHWPDSYKQVVQRRIEAIESNRAIGMIERPEYKRRWATEGWDAMQEKALRSWLLDRMESRDIWFDDNSQPQILTLSRLTDRLAADADFVSVAALYAPHTDLAKVVADLITDEHVPFLAALRYKPSGLKKRADWEHVWDMQRQEDAIPDGHEKNTFRDSIPVPPKYNSADFLRTSFWQARGKLDVPKERFISYGAANVATPGLYGWAGWDHREQAMAIAIHLAEHSLSTEEITPFLAGLLELQPWLDQWHNEVDPNFGIAPSTFLAGDRRDRQDEHGLTDEALREWRPQPAARGRRTTTRTTKKKAAVAEENN is encoded by the coding sequence ATGATCGACCGTGCCGCATTGCTCGCCGACCTGAAGAAGCAGGTCACCGCGGTAGAGGCCGATCTGAACAAGCAGTTGCGCGCCCTGCCCGAGGTGAAGGCCCGCCTGCACGACGAATGGGCCCAGGCCAAGAAACTGCAGCGCACCGCCGCCACCGAGAACTCCTGGCTCGACGAACGCATCACCCAGGTCGCCGTCGCCTGGGTCCTCGGCACCGTCTTCGTACGCTTCTGCGAAGACAACCACCTCATCGCCGACCCCTACCTCACCGGCCCCACCGACGACCGCCGCGAACTCGCCCAGGCCCGCTACGACGAGTACGTCGACTCCGACATCGACCCCACCTACCGTGGCTGGCTCCAGTACGCCTTCGTCGAACTCGGCGCCGGCCAAGCGGGCAAACTCCTCTTCGACCCCAACCACAACGCCCTCTACCAAATCCCCCTTTCCCACGATGGCGCCCGCGAACTCATCGAATTCTGGCGCACCCGCGACGAACACGGCACCCTCGTCCACGACTTCACCGACCCCCTCGACGACGACGGCATCACCGGCTGGGACACCCGCTTCCTCGGCGACCTCTACCAAGACCTCTCCGAAGACATCCGCAAGAACTACGCCCTGCTCCAAACCCCGGAATTCGTCGAAGAATTCATCCTCGATCGCACCCTCGAACCCGCCATCCGCGAATTCGGCTACGCCGACATCAAGCTCATCGACCCCACCTGCGGGTCAGGGCACTTCGTCCTCGGTGCGTTCCGACGGCTGACGCGGCGGTGGGCCGACGACCACCCCACCAAGGACCGGCACGAACGGGTCCGCGCCGCACTCGACTCCGTACATGGGGTCGACATCAACCCGTTCGCCATCGCCATCGCCCGCTTCCGGCTCCTCGTCGCCGCCATGGCCGCCGCCAATGTGCGAACACTCGCGCAGGCGGCACGGTATGAATGGCCGATCAAGCTGGCGGTCGGGGACTCGCTCATCAAGGCGCGGCAGTTGGAGTTGACCTTCGATGGGGATCAGCATGATCCGCTGGCGGAGCACTCGTATGCGACCGAGGATGTGCACGAGTATCCGGGGATTCTGGAGCCGGGGCGGTATCACGTCGTGGTGGGGAATCCGCCGTACATCACGGTCAAGGACAAGAACCTCAACGAGATCTATCGAGGGCTGTACAAGGCGTGCTCCGGGAAGTACGCACTGTCGGTCCCGTTCGCACAGCGGTTCTTCGAGCTCGCAAAGCTCGGAGATGCCGACGGGCACGGGTTCGGACGGGTCGGACAGATCACGGCCAACTCATTCATGAAGCGGGAGTTCGGTAGCAAGCTCATCGAGGAATTCTTTGCACACTCGGTGGAGCTGACCGAGGTGATCGACACGTCAGGTGCCTATATTCCCGGTCACGGCACGCCCACAGTCATCCTTGTCGGCACACGACGCTCGGGCAGGAGCCGCGCATCAACAATCCGGACCGTCCGGAGTGTGCAAGGCGAGCCGAAGGCACCGCCCGTCCCCGAAGAAGGGCTTGTATGGCGTTCCATAGTTGGGCAGATCGACAGCACCCCGAGCGTTAGCCAATGGGTCTCAGTCGAAGACCTCGATCGCGAGCGGTACTTCAGCAAGCAGCCATGGGTTCTTCTCGACGGCGGTCGCGAAATGATCGAACAGATTGAACAAGTCGCGACCACATCGCTGCGCACATCCATATCCCGCATCGGATTCTACGGAGTAATGGGCTCCGACGATGCGATGACGGCGGAGCGAAGGGTTTTCGATCGAATTAACGGCGAGGAGACGTATCGTCGACGACTGGTGGTCGGCGATGAGGTTCGCGATTTCACCTTCGCCGAAGGTGACTACGCATTTCACCCGTACGATTCAAAGCGCAGCCTCCAAACACTTGATCACTATCCTGCGCTGGCGAAGTACCTGTGGCCCTCCCGCACCGAACTCGGAAACCGAGCGACTTTCTCTCGCGGCACGTACTTCACAGACGGTCGGCCCTGGTATGAGTGGCATCAGATTCCGAAGGATATTGGGGCAAGCACATGGTCCATTCCCTTTGCCTTCGTGGCGACCCACAACCATTTCGTGCTGGACCGGGGCGGGAAGGTGTTCAAACAGTCCGCGCCGGTGATCAAGTTGCCGGAGGGGGCGAGCGAGGAGGAGCATCTGCGGCTGCTCGGGCTGCTCAACAGCTCCACCGCCTGCTTCTGGCTCAAGATGGTGAGCCACAACAAGGGCAGCACTGTCGATTCGAAGGGCGCACGCCAGTCACGGGTACCCTTCGATGACTTCTACGAATTCACGGGCACCAAACTTGAGCAGTTTCCGCTGCCCAGTCGATACCCCACCGAGTTGGCAACCAGAATAGATGAACTATCGCAGCAAGCCACAGCGGCATCGCCAGCTACGCTCAGGGCTGGCAATACTCCAACTGCTTTGACGCTCCGCGACTGCCAGAAGGACTGGCAGACCATCCGCGCACAAATGATCACTGCTCAGGAGGAGCTTGACTGGCAGGTCTACTCGATCTACGGACTGCTCCCCGGCGACGAACTCAGCGGTGGACACGAAACCCCAGAAATCGTCTTCGGCGAACGCGCATTCGAGATCGTTTTGGCTCGCCGGGTTGTCGAGGGCGAAGCACCCGACGACTGGTTCACTCGCCATAACGCCGAACCTATTACTGAAATCCCTAGCCACTGGCCGGACTCCTACAAGCAGGTCGTCCAGCGACGTATCGAAGCTATCGAGTCCAATCGCGCCATCGGCATGATCGAGCGCCCCGAGTACAAGCGCCGCTGGGCCACCGAGGGCTGGGATGCCATGCAGGAGAAGGCCCTCCGCTCCTGGCTCCTCGACCGGATGGAATCCCGCGACATCTGGTTCGACGACAACTCCCAACCCCAGATCCTCACCCTGTCCCGCCTCACCGACCGCCTCGCCGCCGACGCCGATTTCGTCTCGGTGGCCGCCCTCTACGCCCCCCACACCGACCTGGCGAAAGTGGTCGCCGACCTCATCACAGACGAACACGTCCCCTTCCTCGCCGCCCTCCGCTACAAGCCCTCCGGCTTGAAGAAGCGCGCCGACTGGGAACACGTGTGGGACATGCAGCGTCAGGAAGACGCCATACCCGACGGCCACGAGAAGAACACCTTCCGCGACTCCATCCCGGTGCCGCCGAAGTACAACTCCGCCGACTTCCTGCGCACCTCGTTCTGGCAGGCGCGCGGCAAACTTGATGTGCCCAAGGAACGGTTCATCTCCTACGGCGCCGCGAACGTCGCCACCCCCGGCCTCTACGGCTGGGCCGGGTGGGATCACCGCGAGCAGGCGATGGCGATCGCCATCCATCTGGCCGAACACAGTCTCTCGACTGAGGAGATCACCCCGTTCCTGGCGGGGCTGCTGGAGTTGCAGCCATGGCTGGATCAGTGGCACAACGAGGTCGACCCGAATTTCGGTATCGCACCGTCGACCTTCCTCGCCGGTGATCGCCGCGACCGGCAGGACGAGCACGGACTCACCGACGAGGCGCTGCGTGAGTGGCGACCCCAGCCCGCCGCACGGGGTCGGCGCACCACCACGCGCACGACGAAGAAGAAGGCCGCTGTGGCGGAGGAGAACAACTGA